Proteins encoded within one genomic window of Nomia melanderi isolate GNS246 chromosome 8, iyNomMela1, whole genome shotgun sequence:
- the LOC116427501 gene encoding pancreatic triacylglycerol lipase-like, translated as MKPYALINFLLVCSVNGFKISKDSDNGFSLESKESEISDLMDGAVIDDNGNLVKIDLTDNDDETEEETKKDLHNRVFFYLYTKATPNNPEKLYLDDLKALKKSHFNSMKPTKFVTHGWVNSHDSKAIKMVRDAYIKSEDCNVIVIDWSTISIRPYLWASRRVVMVAQYTSRMIDFLQKQGMNLSKVTIVGHSLGGHVAGLSAHYAKGTVAYVVALDPALPNFVHAGRGARVSKGDALYVEVIHTNAGVLGYNTSIGDIDFYPNGGTSQVGCVVDVGGVCSHPRSFEYFAESINSKVKFWGLNCNSYNNFLKGACRSNARAIMGGLKTSFNDKGTYFLKTNSRSPFAQGAI; from the exons ATGAAGCCATACGCTCTTATTAATTTCCTGCTCGTTTGCAGTGTCAACG GTTTTAAGATCTCTAAAGACAGCGATAATGGGTTTAGTCTCGAGAGCAAAGAGTCCGAGATAAGTGACCTTATGGATGGTGCAGTGATTGATGATAATGGCAATTTAGTGAAAATTGACTTAACCGACAATGACGATGAAACtgaagaagaaacgaagaagGATTTGCATAATCGCGTGTTCTTCTATCTATATACGAAAGCTACTCCAAATAATCCGGAAAAATTATATCTCGATGACCTCAAAGCATTAAAAAAAAGCCACtttaattcaatgaaaccgACAAAATTTGTTACACATGGATGGGTAAACTCTCACGATAGTAAAGCAATCAAGATGGTCCGTGATG CATACATCAAAAGCGAAGATTGTAATGTCATTGTGATCGACTGGAGCACGATATCAATTAGGCCCTATCTCTGGGCTAGCAGGCGTGTGGTAATGGTCGCGCAATACACTTCCCGCATGATCGATTTCCTTCAGAAGCAAGGAATGAATTTATCAAAAGTAACCATTGTCGGCCATTCTCTTGGTGGTCATGTAGCCGGTTTATCAGCTCACTATGCTAAAGGCACAGTAGCTTATGTTGTCG CTTTAGACCCCGCTCTTCCCAATTTCGTTCACGCCGGCAGGGGTGCTAGGGTTTCCAAGGGGGACGCTTTGTACGTGGAGGTGATTCACACGAACGCGGGTGTACTCGGTTACAACACCTCGATCGGGGACATCGACTTCTATCCAAATGGTGGCACCTCGCAGGTTGGTTGCGTCGTGGACGTAGGCGGCGTTTGTTCTCATCCACGATCGTTTGAGTACTTCGCGGAATCTATCAACTCCAAAGTGAAATTTTGGGGGCTGAACTGCAACAGCTACAACAATTTCCTCAAAGGTGCCTGCAGATCGAATGCCAGAGCTATTATGGGAGGCCTAAAAACAAGTTTCAATGACAAAGGAacgtatttcttaaaaacaaactCGAGATCACCGTTCGCTCAGGGTGCCATTTAA